A single Pedobacter sp. PACM 27299 DNA region contains:
- a CDS encoding response regulator transcription factor, translating into MKILLIEDEIAVVSLIKRSLMDENVDLDISVAMDGLTGLKMAGMNQFDLIILDVMLPGMDGLEVCRNIRLTDPDVPIIILSALNQTEDIVAAFNLDADEYLTKPFKIDELKARVFRKSRKTGTVRTTPANLLTISDLVLDKDSKSVTRAGKVIVLTATEHRLLEYLMQHMNRIITRVDILEEVWGMNFNLSTNVVDVYLNYLRKKIDKNFSPKLIHTVIGMGYVLRVQENHED; encoded by the coding sequence ATGAAGATACTGTTAATAGAGGATGAGATAGCGGTAGTTTCTTTGATCAAAAGAAGCTTAATGGATGAAAATGTTGACTTAGATATAAGTGTGGCCATGGACGGCCTGACCGGGTTAAAAATGGCAGGAATGAACCAGTTTGACCTGATCATTCTGGACGTTATGCTGCCTGGGATGGATGGACTGGAAGTTTGTCGCAATATCAGGTTAACAGATCCTGATGTACCGATTATCATCCTTTCTGCCTTAAATCAGACAGAAGATATTGTGGCTGCTTTTAATCTGGATGCCGATGAATACCTGACTAAACCCTTCAAAATTGACGAATTAAAAGCCCGTGTGTTTCGCAAATCGCGTAAAACGGGAACCGTTCGTACTACGCCTGCAAACCTCCTGACCATCTCAGATTTAGTGCTGGATAAAGACAGTAAATCAGTGACCAGGGCTGGAAAAGTGATCGTGCTGACTGCTACTGAACATCGACTGCTGGAATACCTGATGCAGCACATGAACAGGATTATTACCCGTGTGGATATTCTGGAAGAAGTTTGGGGCATGAATTTCAACCTCAGCACCAATGTGGTGGATGTTTACCTGAATTACCTCCGCAAAAAGATCGATAAGAATTTTAGTCCTAAATTGATTCATACCGTGATAGGGATGGGTTATGTACTCAGAGTCCAGGAGAATCATGAAGATTAG
- a CDS encoding sensor histidine kinase, with amino-acid sequence MKIRTKIILLSSAIGSLILVSFAVYVSYFTAKTLESKFYIRLEENARMLGTHVFNSKSYKDKGYYELSNQFINQFSLGRNFLVRVEKNRKQPRYEPLLPMSNAFFEEAIEKGKAELMMGDTAYVALFFEDKDHDKNLVVVSSAVDDFGIAEHKDLNRALISGIVIFLFFIFLISFYFADKLLNPIASINKRIGLINISNLNLRLSTKKTKEKDEIEVLITNINDMLSRLEIAVKSQRSFISNASHSLRTPMTIISGESELALHSLDPKHPAHYSLEMVSREVDRMNLIVNNLLLLSRTGYDGKVQNMSYVRIDELLYNVKESEGYLNDNHRIFLDFSNIPEDSNLLTVYVNQDLFFIGLSNIISNACKYGNEKEVKVSIEVDHSKIIIRVVDQGIGIPDQDKPHIFESFFRASNVGSIYGNGLGLVLAKNIFELHDASLTINSTEGKGTVVTITCPIAVL; translated from the coding sequence ATGAAGATTAGAACCAAAATTATCCTGCTGTCTTCGGCAATCGGGAGTTTGATCCTGGTGTCTTTTGCCGTCTATGTTTCTTATTTTACGGCGAAAACCCTGGAGAGTAAATTTTACATCCGTTTAGAAGAAAATGCCCGGATGCTGGGTACGCATGTCTTCAATTCGAAAAGTTATAAAGACAAAGGTTATTATGAGTTGAGCAATCAGTTCATCAACCAGTTCTCTTTGGGCAGGAATTTCCTGGTTCGGGTAGAGAAAAACAGGAAGCAGCCCCGTTATGAACCGCTTTTGCCGATGAGCAATGCTTTTTTTGAAGAAGCAATTGAAAAAGGAAAAGCCGAACTCATGATGGGTGATACGGCTTATGTAGCACTATTTTTTGAAGACAAAGACCACGATAAAAATCTGGTGGTGGTTTCTTCAGCAGTGGATGATTTTGGGATTGCAGAACACAAGGACCTCAATCGCGCACTGATTTCGGGCATCGTGATTTTCTTATTCTTCATCTTTCTGATCTCTTTTTATTTTGCAGATAAACTGTTAAATCCCATCGCTTCCATCAATAAACGTATTGGATTGATCAATATCAGTAACCTGAACCTGCGGCTATCCACTAAGAAAACAAAAGAAAAGGATGAGATTGAAGTTTTGATCACCAATATTAACGATATGCTCAGCCGACTGGAGATTGCAGTGAAGTCTCAGCGCAGCTTTATCAGCAATGCCTCACATTCTTTGAGAACCCCTATGACCATCATCAGCGGTGAATCTGAACTCGCCCTGCACAGTCTGGATCCGAAACATCCTGCCCATTACTCTTTAGAAATGGTGTCCAGAGAAGTGGATCGGATGAACCTGATCGTGAACAACCTGCTGCTGCTTTCCAGAACAGGCTATGATGGCAAAGTGCAAAACATGAGCTATGTCAGGATTGATGAACTGCTTTACAATGTAAAGGAATCTGAAGGATACCTGAACGATAACCACCGGATATTTCTTGATTTCTCCAATATTCCGGAGGACAGCAACCTGTTGACCGTATATGTCAACCAGGATCTGTTTTTCATCGGGCTTTCCAATATCATTTCCAACGCCTGTAAGTATGGCAATGAAAAGGAAGTGAAAGTGAGTATTGAAGTAGACCATTCGAAGATCATTATACGAGTAGTAGATCAGGGAATAGGGATTCCTGATCAGGATAAACCGCATATTTTTGAATCCTTTTTCCGCGCCTCCAATGTGGGCAGTATTTATGGAAATGGCCTCGGACTAGTACTTGCCAAAAACATCTTTGAACTTCATGACGCTAGTCTGACGATCAATTCTACGGAAGGAAAAGGCACAGTAGTGACTATAACCTGTCCTATAGCGGTTCTCTAA
- a CDS encoding porin, translating to MKIRTSVGIVLCVVCPAVASAQTPVDTTKNISLDTAKQASPSIFNLHILGRTSLNIGQNKERALNAGFRMDETRLLLSGHVNPDLSYKVRFRLNKAFTTTTQDNGSRALDYAQLNYRFGKQKDWELILGKQAAAVGSYEFVNNPVYEYIFTDYVDRILNLFVVGATFSYTANPNHNFQLQVYNTSTETFDQLIKTAGYGAGEFKQSERPMGAYFTWQGNFFNKAFHTKWSYNYNQLIAGADNHSISLANMYQSKNTKVYLDLQYSDYGVDHTMLASNPIHAFIGNNGADRIMRKDVVYKSAVLRFDQQLSTHWGVSVKGAYETASASKDKAIGHDFRRNWTGYAAMEYKPIANQDWKLFAGYIDHKISYKNRLGMPSEKNNRFILGTYFNLKAI from the coding sequence ATGAAAATCAGAACCAGTGTAGGTATAGTTTTATGTGTAGTTTGTCCGGCAGTAGCCTCGGCACAAACGCCAGTCGATACCACAAAAAATATTTCCCTTGATACTGCAAAACAAGCGAGCCCTTCCATTTTTAACCTCCATATCCTTGGCCGTACTTCTTTAAACATCGGCCAAAATAAAGAACGTGCTTTAAATGCGGGTTTCAGAATGGATGAAACCCGGCTATTACTAAGCGGCCATGTAAACCCAGACCTGTCTTATAAAGTCCGTTTCCGACTAAACAAAGCTTTCACGACCACTACCCAGGACAATGGTTCGAGGGCCCTGGATTATGCGCAGCTGAATTACCGCTTCGGTAAACAGAAAGATTGGGAACTGATTCTTGGTAAGCAAGCTGCTGCTGTGGGGAGCTACGAGTTTGTCAACAACCCGGTATATGAATATATTTTTACTGATTACGTAGACCGCATCCTGAACCTGTTCGTGGTTGGGGCTACTTTCTCTTACACCGCAAATCCAAACCATAATTTTCAATTGCAAGTGTATAATACTTCCACTGAAACTTTCGATCAGCTGATTAAAACTGCTGGATACGGAGCAGGGGAGTTCAAGCAATCTGAACGTCCGATGGGTGCCTATTTCACCTGGCAGGGAAATTTCTTCAATAAAGCATTCCATACCAAATGGTCTTATAACTATAACCAGCTGATTGCAGGAGCAGATAACCATTCCATTTCCCTGGCCAATATGTACCAGTCTAAAAACACAAAAGTGTATTTAGATCTTCAGTATTCTGATTATGGTGTAGACCATACGATGCTGGCTTCCAATCCAATTCATGCGTTTATCGGAAATAATGGTGCAGATAGGATCATGCGCAAAGATGTGGTGTATAAATCAGCAGTGCTGAGATTTGATCAGCAGCTGAGCACACATTGGGGTGTATCTGTAAAAGGGGCTTATGAGACTGCAAGCGCATCCAAAGACAAAGCGATAGGGCATGATTTCAGAAGAAACTGGACCGGCTATGCGGCTATGGAATACAAGCCAATTGCCAATCAGGACTGGAAACTTTTCGCAGGATATATCGACCATAAAATCAGTTATAAAAACCGACTTGGAATGCCTTCGGAAAAAAACAACCGTTTCATCCTGGGTACTTATTTCAACCTGAAAGCGATTTAA